A portion of the Natronococcus sp. AD-5 genome contains these proteins:
- a CDS encoding DNA-directed RNA polymerase subunit A' encodes MRNNTPKDIGSINFGLMEPEEYREMSATKIITADTYDDDGFPIDMGLMDPRLGVIDPGLECKTCGKHSGSCNGHFGHIELAAPVIHVGFTKLIRRLLRGTCRECSRLLLTEDERGEFRDQITESRKLGRDLNDVTKAAIRQARKKDRCPFCGEIQYDIDHEKPTTYYEVQQVLTSEYSQRIAGAMQGDEEAGVERTTPDELAEKTDIELSRINEILSGSFRPREDQRKAIEKALDIDLPEEDTNKLMPSDIRDWFENIPDEDIEVLGIDPERSRPEWMILTVLPVPPVTARPSITLDNGQRSEDDLTHKLVDIIRINQRFMENREAGAPQLIIEDLWELLQYHVTTFMDNEISGTPPARHRSGRPLKTLSQRLKGKEGRFRGSLSGKRVNFSARTVISPDPTLSLNEVGVPDRVATEMTQTMNVTERNVEEARRYVSNGPEDHPGANYVRRPDGRRLKVTEKNCEQLAEKVDAGWEVNRHLVDGDIVIFNRQPSLHRMSIMAHEVVVMPYKTFRLNTVVCPPYNADFDGDEMNMHALQNEEARAEARVLMRVQEQILSPRFGENIIGAIQDHISGMYLLTHDNPRFNETQALDLLRATRIDELPEPSGVNDEGEPFWTGYDVFSELLPDDLNLEFTGTVGDDVVIEAGQLLEGTVAEDEVGEFGGEIVDTITKVYGNTRARIFINEVSTLAMRAIMHFGFSIGIDDETIPEEAQARIDETIEDANDRVEELIEAYERGELESLPGRTIDETLEMKIMQTLSRARDNAGNIAEEHFTGENPAVVMAESGARGSMLNLTQMAGCVGQQAVRGERINRGYEDRTLSHYKPNDLSAEAHGFVENSYTSGLTPREFFFHAMGGREGLVDTAVRTSKSGYLQRRLINALSELETQYDGTVRDTSDTIVQFEFGEDGTSPVKVSSHEENDIDVEGIADRVLDSEFDSEMEREEFLGTKRQPTNLSEHADTRLTEGTEVTSDD; translated from the coding sequence ATGCGAAACAATACACCAAAAGACATCGGATCGATCAACTTCGGGCTGATGGAGCCCGAGGAGTACCGGGAGATGAGCGCGACGAAGATCATCACGGCCGACACCTACGACGACGACGGCTTCCCCATCGACATGGGGCTCATGGACCCGCGGCTGGGCGTCATCGACCCCGGTCTCGAGTGCAAGACCTGCGGGAAGCACTCGGGCTCGTGTAACGGTCACTTCGGCCACATCGAACTCGCAGCCCCCGTTATCCACGTCGGCTTTACGAAACTCATTCGCCGACTCCTGCGGGGAACCTGTCGCGAGTGCTCGCGACTCCTGCTGACGGAGGACGAGCGCGGGGAGTTCCGCGATCAGATCACCGAGTCGCGCAAACTGGGTCGCGACCTGAACGACGTGACCAAGGCCGCGATCCGGCAGGCGCGCAAGAAGGATCGGTGTCCGTTCTGCGGCGAGATTCAGTACGACATCGACCACGAGAAGCCGACGACCTACTACGAGGTCCAGCAGGTCCTCACGAGCGAGTACTCCCAGCGGATCGCCGGCGCGATGCAGGGCGACGAGGAGGCCGGCGTCGAGCGAACGACGCCGGACGAACTCGCCGAGAAGACCGATATCGAGCTCTCGCGGATCAACGAGATCCTCTCGGGCTCGTTCCGACCGCGCGAGGATCAGCGCAAAGCTATCGAGAAGGCGCTCGACATCGACCTACCCGAGGAGGACACGAACAAGCTGATGCCCTCGGACATCCGGGACTGGTTCGAGAACATCCCGGACGAGGACATCGAGGTGCTGGGGATCGATCCCGAGCGCTCCCGGCCGGAGTGGATGATCCTGACCGTTCTCCCCGTGCCGCCGGTCACCGCCCGCCCGTCGATCACGCTCGACAACGGCCAGCGCAGCGAGGACGACCTCACGCACAAGCTGGTCGACATCATCCGGATCAACCAGCGGTTCATGGAGAACCGCGAGGCCGGCGCGCCACAGCTGATCATCGAGGACCTGTGGGAGCTGCTGCAGTACCACGTCACGACGTTCATGGACAACGAGATCTCGGGGACGCCGCCGGCCCGACACCGCTCGGGACGGCCGCTCAAGACGCTCTCCCAGCGCCTCAAGGGCAAGGAAGGTCGGTTCCGCGGCTCGCTCTCCGGGAAGCGCGTGAACTTCTCCGCCCGGACCGTCATCTCGCCGGACCCGACGCTCAGCCTGAACGAGGTCGGCGTTCCGGACCGCGTGGCCACGGAGATGACCCAGACGATGAACGTCACCGAGCGAAACGTCGAGGAGGCTCGCCGGTACGTCTCGAACGGACCCGAGGACCACCCCGGCGCGAACTACGTCCGCCGCCCCGACGGCCGCCGGCTGAAGGTGACCGAGAAGAACTGCGAACAGCTCGCCGAGAAGGTCGACGCCGGCTGGGAGGTCAACCGTCACCTCGTCGACGGCGACATCGTCATCTTCAACCGCCAGCCGTCGCTGCACCGGATGTCGATCATGGCCCACGAGGTCGTGGTCATGCCGTACAAGACGTTCCGCCTCAACACCGTCGTCTGTCCGCCGTACAACGCCGACTTCGACGGCGACGAGATGAACATGCACGCCCTCCAGAACGAGGAGGCCCGCGCCGAGGCCCGCGTCCTCATGCGCGTGCAAGAACAGATCCTCTCGCCGCGCTTCGGCGAGAACATCATCGGCGCCATCCAGGACCACATCTCGGGGATGTACCTCCTCACGCACGACAATCCCCGGTTCAACGAGACTCAGGCGCTGGACCTGCTTCGCGCCACCCGGATCGACGAACTGCCCGAACCCAGCGGCGTCAACGACGAAGGCGAGCCGTTCTGGACCGGCTACGACGTCTTTTCCGAACTACTGCCCGACGACCTGAACCTCGAGTTCACCGGCACCGTCGGCGACGACGTCGTCATCGAAGCGGGCCAGCTGCTCGAGGGGACGGTCGCCGAGGACGAGGTCGGCGAGTTCGGCGGCGAGATCGTCGACACGATCACGAAGGTTTACGGCAACACGCGCGCCCGGATCTTCATCAACGAGGTTTCGACGCTCGCGATGCGAGCGATCATGCACTTCGGGTTCTCGATCGGCATCGACGACGAGACGATCCCGGAGGAAGCGCAGGCGCGCATCGACGAGACGATCGAGGACGCCAACGACCGCGTCGAGGAACTCATCGAGGCCTACGAGCGAGGCGAACTCGAGTCCCTGCCGGGCCGAACGATCGACGAGACGCTCGAGATGAAGATCATGCAGACGCTCTCGCGTGCGCGTGACAACGCGGGGAACATCGCCGAAGAGCACTTCACCGGCGAGAACCCGGCGGTCGTCATGGCCGAGTCGGGCGCCCGCGGGTCGATGCTCAACCTGACCCAGATGGCCGGCTGTGTCGGCCAGCAGGCGGTCCGTGGCGAACGGATCAACCGCGGCTACGAGGACCGCACGCTCAGCCACTACAAGCCCAACGACCTCTCGGCGGAGGCGCACGGTTTCGTCGAGAACTCCTACACTAGCGGGCTGACCCCGCGGGAGTTCTTCTTCCACGCGATGGGCGGCCGCGAGGGGCTGGTCGACACGGCGGTCCGTACTTCGAAGTCCGGATACCTCCAGCGTCGGCTGATCAACGCGCTCTCCGAACTGGAAACCCAGTACGACGGGACCGTCCGGGACACTTCGGACACCATCGTCCAGTTCGAGTTCGGCGAGGACGGCACCTCGCCGGTCAAAGTCTCCTCGCACGAGGAGAACGACATCGACGTCGAAGGGATCGCGGATCGCGTCCTCGACTCCGAGTTCGACTCCGAAATGGAGAGAGAGGAGTTCCTCGGCACGAAGCGACAGCCGACGAACCTCTCCGAGCACGCGGATACTCGGCTCACCGAGGGTACGGAGGTGACCTCCGATGACTGA
- the rpoA2 gene encoding DNA-directed RNA polymerase subunit A'': protein MTEVAYDVDDDTIAVVEDTDLPRRLKDKVYETLEGRGGATVEDADELAKAVEARYLDTRVDPLDPVGTVSAQSIGEPGTQLTMNTFHYAGVAEIDVTQGLPRLIELVDARKTPDTPMMTVYLEDEYATEREKAHEVVWKIEATKILALGDVSTNVADMRVQISLNQDTLEERMIAPEEVAEIIEDNLGVKAIQQGTQIEFGPEEPSYRDLLQLVEELRDITFKGIEDISRVVIRREEMDDGSEEFVLYTEGSAFGDALEIEGVDASRTTCNNIHEIHRNLGIEAAREAIIEETNNTLAEQGLDDVNVRHLMLVADMMTNRGEIESIGRHGISGSKESVLARAAFEVTVNHLLNAAIHGEIDDLNGVTENVIVGKPIKLGTGDVDLRMGSTSPSGGGRAD from the coding sequence ATGACTGAGGTCGCGTACGACGTCGACGACGACACGATCGCCGTCGTCGAGGACACCGATCTGCCCCGGCGGCTCAAGGACAAGGTCTACGAGACGCTCGAGGGCCGCGGCGGCGCCACCGTCGAAGACGCCGACGAACTGGCCAAAGCCGTCGAGGCGCGCTACCTCGACACGCGGGTCGATCCGCTCGACCCCGTCGGCACCGTTAGCGCACAGTCGATCGGCGAACCCGGAACGCAGCTGACGATGAACACGTTCCACTACGCGGGGGTCGCCGAGATCGACGTGACCCAGGGGCTGCCGCGGCTGATCGAGCTGGTCGACGCCCGGAAGACCCCGGACACGCCGATGATGACGGTCTACCTCGAGGACGAGTACGCCACCGAGCGCGAGAAAGCCCACGAGGTCGTCTGGAAGATCGAGGCGACCAAAATCCTCGCGCTGGGTGACGTCTCCACGAACGTCGCGGACATGCGCGTCCAGATCTCGCTCAACCAGGACACGCTCGAGGAGCGGATGATCGCGCCCGAGGAGGTCGCCGAGATCATCGAGGACAACCTCGGCGTGAAGGCCATCCAGCAGGGAACTCAGATCGAGTTCGGTCCGGAGGAGCCGTCCTACCGGGATCTGCTCCAGTTGGTCGAGGAGCTGCGCGACATCACGTTCAAAGGTATCGAGGACATCTCCCGCGTCGTCATCCGTCGCGAGGAGATGGACGACGGCAGCGAGGAGTTCGTCCTCTACACCGAGGGATCGGCCTTCGGCGACGCCCTCGAAATCGAGGGGGTCGACGCCTCGCGGACCACGTGTAACAACATCCACGAGATCCACCGCAACCTCGGAATCGAGGCCGCTCGCGAGGCGATCATCGAGGAGACGAACAACACGCTGGCCGAGCAGGGGCTCGACGACGTGAACGTTCGTCACCTGATGCTGGTCGCGGACATGATGACCAACCGCGGAGAGATCGAGTCGATCGGCCGTCACGGCATTTCGGGCTCGAAGGAATCCGTCCTCGCTCGCGCAGCGTTCGAAGTGACGGTCAACCACCTGCTCAACGCCGCCATTCACGGCGAGATCGACGATCTCAACGGCGTCACGGAGAACGTCATCGTCGGCAAACCGATCAAGCTCGGGACCGGCGACGTCGATCTGCGGATGGGATCGACCAGTCCCAGCGGCGGCGGCCGGGCGGACTGA
- a CDS encoding NusA-like transcription termination signal-binding factor — MAVTLDDDARQYLALFEDVTGATGQDCIVDEADGDTDDRLILVVSSGQMGDAIGPGGQTVQAFEEQIEASVRLVEDAVDPETFVANALAPAAVYNVTISENDDTVAYVEVATEDRGVAIGSNGRTIDAARTLAERHFGIDDVQLI; from the coding sequence ATGGCAGTTACCCTCGATGACGACGCCCGCCAGTACCTGGCGCTGTTCGAGGACGTAACGGGCGCGACCGGCCAGGACTGTATCGTCGACGAGGCGGACGGTGATACCGACGATCGTCTGATCCTCGTCGTCTCGAGCGGTCAGATGGGCGACGCGATCGGTCCCGGCGGACAGACCGTCCAGGCGTTCGAGGAGCAAATCGAGGCGTCGGTCCGCCTCGTCGAAGACGCTGTCGACCCCGAGACGTTCGTCGCGAACGCGCTCGCCCCGGCGGCGGTGTACAACGTCACGATCAGCGAGAACGACGATACCGTCGCCTACGTCGAGGTCGCCACCGAGGATCGCGGCGTCGCCATCGGCTCGAACGGCCGAACGATCGACGCCGCGCGCACGCTCGCGGAGCGCCACTTCGGCATCGACGACGTCCAACTCATCTGA
- a CDS encoding aldehyde dehydrogenase family protein yields MTGTSKLPAEERAVDELDVAPENGWNALYLDGEWVPAGDRDLIDVENPATRTTLASVPSGTEDDVDEAYAIAEEAQSEWAERPPQERAAIVSEACELLGEYADDLATLFAVECGGVQLKADFEIQLAQGTMEVGAGLAMRDGGRRKDSVTPGKENLLVREPAGVVGVITPWNFPLYLSSRVVAPAIALGNSVVLKPDEHTPLTGGLVLAKIFEEAGLPEGVLNVVPGYGHEIGDHFSGHSVPSVMSFTGSSEVGRGVGQRAVGSYTEPALELGGNNAHVVLEDADLERAIDAGAFGSFTHQGQECISINRHLVHESLYDEYVAGLADRAEQLPIGNPLEEGALVGPVINESQRDKIVGFVEESVERGATVEAGGDHDGLFIEPTVLSDVTSDMPAACNEHFGPVAPVIPFETAEEAIRIANDTEYGLSGSVHSADVARARDVADALETGMVHINDQPLNDEPHVAFGGVGASGVGRYNDEWIMDTLTTLKWISIQREPREYPY; encoded by the coding sequence ATGACGGGTACGAGCAAGCTACCTGCCGAAGAGAGAGCCGTGGACGAACTCGACGTCGCGCCGGAGAACGGGTGGAACGCGCTGTATCTCGACGGAGAGTGGGTTCCTGCCGGCGACCGGGACCTGATCGACGTCGAAAACCCCGCGACGCGGACGACCCTGGCGTCGGTTCCCTCGGGGACCGAGGACGACGTCGACGAGGCGTACGCGATCGCAGAGGAGGCCCAGTCGGAGTGGGCAGAGCGACCGCCACAGGAACGGGCCGCGATCGTGTCCGAGGCCTGCGAGCTACTCGGCGAGTACGCTGACGACCTCGCGACGCTGTTCGCGGTCGAATGTGGCGGCGTGCAGCTGAAAGCCGATTTCGAGATCCAGCTCGCACAAGGGACGATGGAGGTCGGCGCCGGCCTGGCGATGCGCGACGGTGGTCGCCGCAAGGATTCGGTCACGCCGGGCAAGGAGAACCTGCTCGTGCGCGAACCGGCCGGCGTCGTCGGCGTCATCACCCCGTGGAACTTCCCGCTGTACCTCTCCAGTCGAGTCGTCGCGCCCGCCATCGCGCTGGGTAACAGCGTGGTGTTGAAGCCCGACGAACACACCCCGCTGACGGGCGGGCTCGTGCTCGCGAAGATCTTCGAGGAGGCCGGCCTTCCCGAGGGTGTCCTGAACGTCGTCCCCGGCTACGGCCACGAGATCGGGGATCACTTCTCGGGGCACTCGGTTCCGTCGGTGATGTCGTTTACCGGTTCCTCGGAAGTCGGACGGGGGGTCGGCCAGCGCGCCGTCGGTTCGTACACGGAACCCGCGCTCGAACTGGGCGGGAACAACGCGCACGTCGTGCTCGAAGACGCCGACCTCGAACGCGCGATCGACGCCGGTGCGTTCGGGTCGTTTACCCATCAGGGCCAGGAGTGCATCTCGATCAACCGTCACCTGGTCCACGAGTCGCTGTACGACGAGTACGTGGCGGGCCTGGCCGACCGCGCCGAGCAGCTTCCCATCGGTAATCCGCTCGAGGAGGGGGCCCTCGTCGGTCCGGTCATCAACGAGAGCCAGCGTGACAAGATCGTCGGGTTCGTCGAAGAGTCGGTCGAGCGCGGCGCGACGGTCGAGGCCGGCGGCGACCACGACGGTCTGTTCATCGAGCCCACGGTGCTGTCGGACGTCACCAGCGACATGCCGGCGGCCTGCAACGAGCACTTCGGGCCGGTCGCACCGGTCATTCCGTTCGAGACCGCCGAGGAGGCGATCCGAATCGCCAACGACACCGAGTACGGCCTGTCGGGATCGGTTCACTCGGCGGACGTCGCCCGGGCGCGCGACGTGGCCGACGCGCTGGAGACGGGAATGGTCCACATCAACGACCAGCCGCTGAACGACGAGCCCCACGTCGCGTTCGGCGGCGTCGGCGCGTCGGGCGTGGGCCGGTACAACGACGAGTGGATCATGGATACCCTGACGACGCTGAAGTGGATCTCGATCCAGCGCGAGCCGCGAGAATATCCGTACTGA
- a CDS encoding 30S ribosomal protein S12 gives MANGKYAARKLKKDRQNQRWSDSDYARRARGLREKSDPLEGAPQARGIVLEKVGIEAKQPNSAIRKCVRVQLIKNGKQVTAFCPGDGAISFIDEHDEVTIAGIGGAKGRAMGDLSGVNYKVEKVNGVSLIELVRGNAEKPVR, from the coding sequence ATGGCAAACGGCAAATACGCCGCGCGCAAGCTCAAGAAGGACCGCCAGAATCAGCGGTGGTCCGACTCGGACTACGCGCGCCGCGCCCGTGGACTTCGCGAGAAGTCCGACCCCCTCGAGGGGGCCCCACAGGCTCGAGGTATCGTACTCGAAAAGGTCGGCATCGAGGCAAAACAGCCTAACTCGGCGATCCGAAAGTGCGTTCGAGTGCAGCTGATCAAGAACGGGAAACAGGTCACCGCGTTCTGTCCCGGTGACGGTGCGATCTCGTTCATCGACGAGCACGACGAAGTCACCATCGCCGGTATCGGTGGGGCGAAGGGTCGTGCGATGGGTGACCTCTCGGGCGTCAACTACAAGGTCGAGAAGGTCAACGGCGTCTCGCTGATCGAACTCGTTCGCGGAAACGCGGAGAAACCGGTGCGATAA
- a CDS encoding 30S ribosomal protein S7, with translation MAAEDQPDPDAPAGGADVAAKLFGTWEIGEIEYGDPSTERYIAVTPVAHTAGRHASKQFKKSQISIVERFINRLMQTEENTGKKQKSLNYVREAFELIHERTEENPVQVLVTAVENSAPREETVRLKYGGISVPKAVDVAPQRRVDQALKFLAEGVHNDSFKTPTPVAEAIASQLIGAANYDVQTYAVSQKEEKERVAAAAR, from the coding sequence ATGGCTGCTGAAGACCAACCAGACCCGGACGCTCCCGCCGGCGGCGCAGACGTCGCAGCGAAGCTGTTCGGAACGTGGGAGATCGGCGAGATCGAGTACGGCGACCCGTCTACCGAACGTTACATTGCGGTAACGCCGGTCGCTCACACCGCTGGTCGTCACGCCAGCAAGCAGTTCAAGAAGTCCCAGATCTCGATCGTCGAGCGCTTCATCAACCGCCTGATGCAGACCGAGGAGAACACGGGCAAGAAACAGAAGTCGCTCAACTACGTCCGCGAAGCGTTCGAGCTCATCCACGAGCGCACCGAGGAAAATCCGGTGCAGGTGCTCGTGACGGCCGTCGAGAACTCCGCGCCTCGAGAGGAGACCGTCCGACTGAAGTACGGCGGCATCTCGGTCCCGAAGGCCGTCGACGTCGCCCCGCAGCGACGGGTTGACCAGGCTCTGAAGTTCCTCGCCGAGGGCGTCCACAATGATTCGTTCAAGACGCCAACGCCCGTCGCAGAGGCCATCGCGAGCCAGCTCATCGGCGCTGCCAACTACGACGTCCAGACCTACGCGGTCAGCCAGAAAGAAGAGAAAGAGCGCGTCGCGGCTGCTGCACGCTAA
- a CDS encoding DUF7503 family protein — translation MTDLTQYLKKHPRMIGVLFTILLVLSQAGTVAANGSAHAGP, via the coding sequence ATGACCGACCTAACTCAGTACCTCAAGAAGCACCCACGAATGATCGGCGTTCTGTTCACGATTTTATTAGTGCTCTCGCAAGCAGGAACCGTAGCTGCAAATGGTAGTGCGCATGCTGGACCTTAA
- a CDS encoding DUF7504 family protein, with product MFSETDRRDGPDDAFIEELSRLKRQGASVLVVGSTRASQQTETCRRLLGQAIERPRRRILVSTTGETGPISDVVSEQTADRLSVITHDVQTRSATASESSPTLPIAETPTRTETLVDLGVAISSAIEAFDTAADGLEPSELRIGVDSLLPLLEEYSREQVFRFVHLTNGRTRDADGMIHYLLPVEREADIVSVLAPLFDVIVELRERNGVRQERWTLKNGTLCSGWISTTRV from the coding sequence ATGTTCTCGGAAACCGACCGTCGAGACGGGCCGGACGACGCGTTTATCGAGGAACTATCCCGGTTGAAACGCCAGGGTGCGAGCGTACTCGTGGTCGGTTCCACTCGAGCCAGCCAGCAAACGGAAACCTGCCGACGACTTCTCGGCCAAGCTATCGAACGTCCGCGTCGACGAATTCTGGTGTCGACGACCGGAGAGACGGGTCCCATCTCCGACGTCGTGAGCGAGCAAACTGCGGATAGACTCAGTGTCATCACGCACGACGTACAGACCCGCAGCGCCACCGCGAGCGAATCGTCCCCGACACTGCCGATCGCCGAGACGCCGACCAGAACCGAGACGCTCGTCGACCTCGGCGTCGCCATCTCGAGCGCAATCGAAGCCTTCGATACGGCCGCCGACGGGCTCGAGCCCTCCGAACTCCGAATCGGCGTCGACTCGCTGCTCCCGCTGCTAGAGGAGTACAGTCGAGAACAGGTTTTCCGGTTTGTTCACCTCACTAACGGCCGAACGAGGGATGCGGACGGAATGATTCACTATCTCCTGCCAGTCGAGCGAGAGGCGGACATCGTTTCGGTTTTGGCGCCGCTGTTCGACGTCATCGTCGAGCTCCGGGAGCGAAACGGTGTCCGTCAAGAGCGATGGACGCTCAAGAATGGCACGCTGTGTTCCGGATGGATTTCGACAACTCGAGTATAA
- a CDS encoding DUF5781 family protein — MDLRVNGTGPTAPFLSARDLFETEYDLSLPVYVRLRDDPDVRTWAGHYDDRHVLNISRQAASSAMARELALHELAHMARYEQEHPSHTQSTEEVLYLALAGKSVERRQLSHCYQIANHMKDIYADDITLAVGPGEKLLSFLESSLAAAIADRPERPPRPGFTRLSASADPDITAVNAAFALALAERHELVDEDHRLYDLAHAAAMDAPHIAFDEFKRRFRELARDPDSSGYRQVLVEATRAYVGGSGPAAD, encoded by the coding sequence ATGGATCTCCGCGTGAACGGCACGGGTCCGACCGCACCCTTTCTCAGCGCTCGTGATCTGTTCGAGACCGAGTACGATCTCTCGCTGCCGGTCTACGTACGGCTGCGCGACGACCCCGACGTCCGTACCTGGGCCGGTCACTACGACGACCGGCACGTCCTGAACATCTCACGACAGGCCGCATCGAGCGCGATGGCCCGCGAACTCGCCCTCCACGAACTCGCCCACATGGCCCGCTACGAGCAGGAACACCCCTCGCACACCCAGTCCACCGAGGAGGTGCTCTACCTCGCGCTGGCCGGGAAGAGCGTCGAGCGGCGACAGCTCTCGCACTGCTACCAGATCGCGAACCACATGAAGGACATCTACGCCGACGACATCACGCTCGCGGTCGGCCCCGGGGAGAAACTCCTCTCGTTTCTCGAGTCGAGCCTCGCGGCAGCGATCGCGGACCGACCCGAACGCCCACCCCGACCGGGATTCACGAGGCTCTCCGCGAGCGCGGATCCCGATATTACGGCCGTCAACGCGGCCTTCGCACTGGCGCTTGCGGAGCGACACGAACTCGTCGACGAAGACCACCGACTGTACGACCTCGCGCACGCGGCCGCGATGGACGCTCCCCACATCGCGTTCGACGAGTTCAAACGTCGCTTCCGGGAACTCGCTCGGGACCCCGACTCGAGCGGGTATCGACAGGTACTCGTGGAGGCGACGCGCGCGTACGTCGGCGGAAGCGGGCCCGCAGCAGATTGA